The genomic stretch TGAAACCCTGTGTGTTTACTTTAACAGTGCCCAGGGGCCACCAGTGTGGCTGGGGGTGGATTGCAGCCCTCTTTTTGTATGTATAATTCAGCCACACAGTTCACAGGATGACACAGCCAGGAGGGAGTGTTGTGGGAAGGTGTGTGGgcagtttcctttttttcttcacctCTCCCGCTTCTGGTACCTGTAGGCAAGTTTTCTGAAGTGTGAGTGCCAGGGGAGAGAAGGGCTTCCCTATGGACCTGGAGGGGCTGGGGAAGATGGGGGAGGTATTTTCAGGGGAGTTGGTCTTGACTTAGGGGGCGGTTTTCAGTCCCAGCCACCAGGAGGTTCAAGCAGAGGATGAAGCAGGGGATCCTTGCCAAGTCTCATTTCCCAGGTCATCTTTTCCTAGCTGGCAGGGACGCTTGGCAAGTGACATCAGCCATCCCAGGCTCTCTCTCTGTGGTGTAATGGGGGCCAGACATACCTACTGTGGAGGCAGAAGTGGCTTATTACTTGGTGTCATATTTAGTTCACTAGGGCAGGGTAGGGAGTTGAGTGGAGATCTATAGCTTTCCTCTTCCGTCTGTGGCTGAAAAGGGGGTTTAGAAAGCCCAGCAGAGGTCCCTGGATTTGGGGATATAgtgtcactcagaggttactcctggctctgagctcagaaatcgcccctgcaggctcggggaccatatgggatgcccggattcgaactaccatctatcctgggtcagctgtgtgcaaggcaaatgccctacttttgtgctatctttctgaccccagcTTTGAGTCTTTTTGAGAGAATTCCTGCCTCTTCCTTACTTCTGGATCTCTGGGTCTGACACTAATGCCGTATTTCTCCTGATTATGACTTCTAGGGAGATGGGGGCAAGTGTACCTAGCCCTGGGAAGGGAGGTCTAATTTATGgaggttgttttttggggggttttgagggtttattttttggggggagggggcttcATCGATGTTGGGCTACACcctttgtgctcagagcttactaatgagttggtgctcaaggatcattccagaAATGGGTTGGAGCATcctatgggattctgaggatagaacctgggtcagctgcatacaaagcaagcccCAAATCTGCTATCCCGTCATCCTGGCCCCAAATCTGTATTTTTGACTTCAGACAAGAAGgacaaactcaaaaaaaaaaaaaggaggaagttcCTGTAGAACATTGAAAATCACTCTTCAGGTCCCTCCCTTGCCACCCCAGCAGGGCACTGGAGGAAAGCAAGATGGGGAAATGGGAGAAGTGTCTACGTGACTGACTGTGTGCCAGCCGTGGGCTTCTGCTTTCCTGCGTGGGCTTAGAGCTCTGATTTTATCCATAGTTAGGGTTCAGTTCAAGCCTGGTGCAGTGGTGACCTTCCGGGTCACCTATCTGCTCCCCAcctaaaaaaaattcacaatctTCCACCTCTGTTTCTGTTTTAGATATTAGCATGTTGTCACCTCTCAGGAACTGCCCCGTGGGGACCACAGAGGGTGTTTCAAGGTTAAAGAGACAGGAAATTGCTCTGAGAATGTAAACATGTTATTATATCTGTTTATCTGATGCTTTTATTCAGCACCTGCATTTCCTCCACCATCACCACCCTCAAGTTCAGGTTTCCCTAACACTCCTTTGCCTTCAAGAATGCCAACATGGAAAAGAGGGAAGCCTTGACAACATTCCAGATTAGGGGGTAAATGAATTCTGCCCAGTCCTTTTTGCATGAGCCCCCCCCCCTTCCTTTAGTCCTTTGGGTGCAAAACCTATCTCCTTTCTTATTCCCTCGAATCTCAGAGCCCCCGAAGCTCGTCATCTCCCCCTGGTGGTCCTCTCTGACTTCTTCTTGGGATCATCCCTCTGGAAAGGGGGTGATCACAGAAAAGAAGCATTTTGCCGCGGGGAGGGGGACTTCTCCTCTGCATTATTGAAAGAATTCAGATCCATCTAAAGAGCGCACATTTTTTAAGCCTTATTTCCCTGGTCTATCCCTCACATATCCACCTTCCCCCACTTTGTCTTAGTGGATTGCTAGGACTTGGGGGGATTTGCAAGGACAGAAAAGGATGTGACTGGACCCAAATCTTTTGACTCTGAGTTAGCAGGGAAGGGTAAGAGAGGGTTTCCGTGTTTGATCCAGCCTCAAgacataaaaggaaaaatgaagtgaaCAACAAttaaaaggggaagaagaaaaaaaaaaaaagaaacaggtctCCGTGCACAACAATACAATCTATTTAAACTGGCCCTCATACTTTTCATACCAATGGCATGACTTTGCTGCTGGAGTCCCTCTCCTGATTCTTGAACTCTGGGGTTGGCAGGCAGCATAGAGGGAGCCGCCGACAGCCCTGCACGGGCAGGTTTACcaaaggtctctctctctctctctctctctctctctctctctctttctctctctaatgggtattttctttagcttGGCCCTGCCCCTGGGTTGTCAGACGGCGGGCGGGCGTCTGTCTCTGAAGTTCGCAGTGATTTCCTTTAGAGCCTGCCCTTATCTCGGGCTGCACGTTGCCTTCTGGTGACTAATAACACAATAACATTGTCTGGGGTTGGAATAATGTTGGAGCTGTTTACCCCCACTCTATAGGGCTTTAATATAAAAAGGCCGCCGAGAGCTGTCCAAGACAGACGCGTTGCTGCCTTTTGCCCAAGCAACCACCATCCAGAGGCGACAGACAGCTCAGAGCGGTTCCTCTGTCCCCGCGGCTCCAGCCCGGGTTGCTCGCTGCCTTTTCTCTggcagaaactttttattttattttattttattttttcttccccatATCTCAAGCCACCGCGGCTAAAAAGATCCCTTGGAGATCTGCATCATTACCAGGAACGCTGGGACGCAGCTGAAGCTGTTTGTCTTCGTTCTCCTTCCCTACCTTGGGGTGTGCAGGAGaggatttttattcattttttttaaattcccagaATGGATTGTTTCCTTGTGATTTTCTCGCTGCTGTTTGTGGCTTTCCATGGAGCTCCAGACACAGGTAATTTCTCCATTTCAATGTTTTCCTTGGCACTTAAAGGCTTTTCTTGCCTTTtccccaatctctctctctctctctctctctctctctctctctctctctctctctctctctctctctctctctctctctctctctctctctctctctctcctctacattTTTTGTAAAATCACCGCATCTCAGATTATTAGGAATTATTGCTCAAAGAATTATATCgtacttatttattattactattattacctATTATTATTTACTACTTATATTTTCTAATGTGGGGAACCCCTTTATTGAATAAATAGAATAGCATTGCCCTGAATTATGATGATTCAAAAGCATAtccacttgatttttttaaaatcttatttcaaGACAAGATACAATTCAGCCAAGTGTGCTCTTGCAATGTTGGTGTTTATACAAGTCTTCAGACTTTAGACGGGGGCTTCTCAGTTATTAAAAGACTGTTTGAATAGTGTGTTACATGTAAAAGTTTCAGCATTTCAGTGCGAAGTCCAGATATTTGACTCAAGTCATTCAAGCAGTAGAAAGAAAGTGGCATCAGCTGCTGGAGAATCTCTTGAATAATATCCCCAGGCAGTTTCAGGGTGAAGcagatgttttctttaaaatttgtcaTTATTGACTTTGGGGTTTCTTTGGGCAGGTTTTTGGCAGCTGCCGTGTGAGCTCTATTTGCAGTTCTATTCACCTGTCCCGAGAAGAGGTGACTAGATCTTGGCTAGGGAACCTCTGGGCTGCAAATGGATTTAGACAGTGGAGATTTCTCTGCTCCCACCCGTTCCACCTCATCATTCCTCCCCTTTAAGGGTCAATGCactttttttaacaaaattttttgtcttttcatgACCTTGCCAAGAGAAAGGATGCCAAGCTTTGCAAAGCCCTGAATGTGCCTGATGATTGGAAATGTATGAAGTCAGACAGGGAAGCCACATGGCTTAGCTTGTCAGGCAGAGATGGGGTGCTGCGAGAGGGGGGTGCTGGCAGAATTTTCAGAACCTCAACTAAGTCCTCTCTGCACTTCTCATCCACGATGGTCTTGGGTCAACGGTTTCTGCAGAGTTGACTGCCTTAAGGGGACCGCTCAATAGCTccaatttctcttcttcctctccaacATCTCTCCAAAGTTTTGCATGACCATGGAATTCCCAGGGGGGTTTGTAGCGTCCTGCGATGGCCTGTCACAAAGTATGCAGCGGAGAACAAGTCTCAGAAAGGGGCAGAGCCATCTGCTTGGGTTTTTCGGAGTTTGGTTATCaggcaatttatttttaagctgAGATGGATTGTGGTCTCTTATTAAATTCTGCACAGAGGCTAATCCCGGTCCTGAACGTGTTAGCCTTTCCAAGCATTTCCTTGAAGGTTCATCTTCCAGGCGTGACCATGCCTGAGTTTAGTCTGTGAAGGTGGTTAGACTTGTGGGGTTAAAGGTGAGGTCATGCAGCCTGGAggagaaaagaacagaaagaaacacTTTTCTCTGACACCTGCTGCTTGGGCCTTCATTTAGGCTCTCCCCAGCTCCAAGTGAAGTGCTCTGAATACTCCAAGTGCAGTGCTCAtctgcttttttctttaaaaaaaaaattgcacacacacacacacacacacacacacacacacacacacacacacacacacacacacacacacacacacacagtctcccGGCCCTGCACTGACCggttctctctctccctgcagCTGTATTGGGTGCCGAGCTCAGCACTGGAGCAGATCACGGTGGGGAGCCGCCGTCCCCCGGGACCCCCTTGAGGCACCGCCGTTCCAAGCGCTGTTCCTGCTCGTCCTTGATGGATAAAGAATGTGTTTACTTCTGCCACCTCGACATCATTTGGGTCAACACTCCCGAGTGAGTCTCTAGAGGGCGGCGTCGTCCCAGCATTTCTCCTTTCTGGCTTTCCCCGCAGGCTGGAGCCCAGTTCCTCTAAAGTGTCTTTCTTAGCAGGCAGGTCAGGGCTGGGATTCTGGAGGTAGCATTTCTGCCCTTGTGCCTGGctttaggggtggggtgggagtagggggtgggatgggggtaaAGTTCTGCCTTGCCACCCAAATAGCAGAGCAGTTTAGTTCTTAACAGAGGCTGGGAGACCTCCCACCCCCCAGGATCTGAAGCCTGATATCAGAATAGGTGGAAAGAGCTGTTGGTGGACAAGTGGTAGGCTGCAAGAAACTAGAGGCTTGGAGCCTGGGTTAAAGGGATAAATTGGCCTGACTTCCTTCTGGGGACACAAAGGGATTCTTGCATTTGAATCCACTAACTGCATTTCACTTATTGAAAACTCAGGGACCACCCCACATCCCACTTCTgtacgcacacacacacccctgtaaGTGCAAAAGACAGATGTGGGATGAGTTTGCTGCAGGCTAAAAGTTGGATATCCCAGTGCACATATCAAGGCAGAAACATAACTGTAGATCATAGATGTCCCCACGTCCTGTCAGAAATAGGAGCTTGGTTCCCAAATTGTTAGGAGTGTGTAGACCAAGGAGACCCTGTCTTTGGCAATTTTTATCCCCATACCCTTATCCAGGTGCTTCATCCTTGCGTTAAATGTCTCAAAATTAGGCTTTGCAAACCTGGCTTTAAGATTTTGTATTGAATTCCCTCCTGACCCCCCTAGCACCAAATATTAGAAACTAAATAAAGTTCAGAAAAGTAGGGAAAATTTGATACCAAGGAAGACATGTCCattttagattaaaaacaaaagccaaagcagaaaacaaaacttGTTTGTCTGGAGATGCATTGACTTAGTTAGAGTCAAAATGTAATTTCCTTGAGTTAGAAAAAAACTGGTTTTTCCTAGTTGGTATCAGGACCTTTGCTAGGGTGTAGGCCAGATTCTGGCTGTCATTTAGGCTCCAAAACTCAGCTGCCATCTGCTTTGTAGCTAGCCCTGTGGCCCTATAGAATAAGCTGATCCCCAAGCACACACTATTTTAAAGACTACTAGTTATGCCCatatctctttgtttcttttttttttgacaacagGCACACGGTTCCATATGGACTTGGAAGCCCTTCAAGGACCAAGCGATCCTTAAAGGATTTATTCCACACCAAGGCCGCAGACCCCAGGAAGAGATGCCAATGTGCCAGCCAAAAGGACAAGAAGTGCTGGAATTTTTGCCAAGCAGGAAAAGTACTCAGGTGCGCAGAAATTGCCTTTGCTTTCAATCATTTTTACAGTCTCCTATCATGTCATTGCCTTCCTGTTTATGAGATGAACAAGTAGCATTGAGTACATCTGCTGGCTCGTGGCTGAAATGTTTTCCCTTCTGTGAAATTTTATAGGGTCCAAGACACTACAGAGAAAAACTGGACTaatcaaaagaaaggaaaagactgTTCCAAGCTGGGAGAGAAGTGTATTCATCAGCAACGAGTGGAAGGGAGGAAAACAAGAAGGTAAGAGGTTTCCAAGAACTCTGACCCCTGGCACCAATGTTAATAACTCTGCCCTACCCTAGTCTGTTTTAGCCTTGATAGCTTAGAAAAATAACAAGGACAAAAACAAAGGAGATCATGACATTACATAGATAAAAGAAAGAGCGAAGGAACCTCTCTTAAATAGTTTCTCCTTTGAAGACTTCAAATACTACCTCCTGTGTACTTTCGGGATTTTTTAAGCACACATCTCTGAATCTATCCAAATCCACCAGAATCTTGTTAGATTTttccaaacaaaaatacaacagagACACCTTTGTCAGTTGGTCTTTGCCTTTACCTCCTTGAATCAAAATgttacctgatttttttttaacctgagaAATTAAGAATTGTTGCaagcagaaatattttttaatgcttCCCAAATGCCAACTATAATCAAATTCTTCAAGAAGTAGCCGCTTTTTCAAATGGccaaagggaaaataaagtcattaggTAGGGTTGGTGAGCGTTAGAACATACCGTTTTCTGGGCttgcttatttattaattaaaaaatatttgaagctgGGAATGCTTTTGGTAGAGAGCCAATGGCATTCCAAGAAaaactccccccccctttttttttctagctAGTTCTGAGCTAGATAGGACAGGCAAAGCATCTGAATGAGAAATCCAATGGATTCTCTGAACAACCACCCACGAGGATGACCATTCCAAACCTCAGACATGTGCAAATCAcatattctgcatttctctctcctgATTCATGGAAAGTTTTCCTAGAAATCCCATGCCAAGAAGTTCTGTGATCAGGTGCTTACAGCACAGGTCTGGCAGTGAAGAGTTTCTGAATTGTTTACTACTTCGGTGTGTAGTTTCCTTAGGTCACAAATGCTTCTGGCCCTAGACTACATGGTTATGTAAACCACCGTAACTGTCTGAATGAACTCAGAAATGATGTTTTCTCCCTATTAGTGTCTAGGACAGCAACCATGAAATCAACCATATAGttctcataatttatttttatcctgcTAAAAGGAAATCTAATACATATGCAAGTGCTGTAGAGCCTTTGCTTGGGGCCTTTTGgatgttttttgtctcttcctttcttttctttctgctcaGCCTTCTCTATTCCTATGTGCTTAGAGTCTCTTGAGTTCCCACAGTGATGGTGGTGGTTGGGAAACTGTCTCAGGCcgggaagatagcacagctgaagtgtgtttgccttgcactggctgactcagaatggatgctggttggattcccagcatcccatatggttcccagagccaggagctatttctgagcgcagagccaggagcaacccctgagcgccacagggtgtggcccctcaaaaacccGTCTCTAGTTTATCTGAAATTTGTGCTTTGAAACTGTATTTAATACCCCATTCCTTTGAGTCTGAGCACATCACCCTTGTCACCACCCCCGCCCCATTCTAAGCAGAAGCAAGACTCAATTTGCCTTGAGCTTAACCAAGGGTAGCAAGTTATTGTAGTTCTTGGGGGAAAGTTCAAGAACTAGATTTAGATTTTGTTTGTGTCCGGTTCTAATAATAGACGTTTCTTTAGTCCAGGAATGATATTTTTTGTAATGTTGTTTTCTCTTGTCTCGTTTAACTAGGTGGGAGGCTCTCAGCAACAAGATCAAAACATCTTTCCGCTCTGCAAAGCTGAAAGCTGGGCTCCACCGAGAGAATAGAGTGACCCACAACCGAACGCACTGATTGCAGATGGTTTGGGCCTGTTAGAAGCCTCATCATCCTCCACGGAGAGCGCCTGCGTGGACCTGCTTTCTCTCAGCCCTGGCTATGAGCAGACCAAAAGCATCCGCCCTGCTTAGACCATTTCTTGTTTTAAACTGGCCAAGGACGCCTTTGTCCGTCCTTCTTCTAAACATTCCAAGAGATGTTTAAAGACTCCGTGTACTGTCTTCATTTGCTCTCATCAAAGACTTCTCATCTTCTTGTTGAGGATGACAGAGGGCCAAGCAGAGAGCAGAGACACTTGGGGACTTTTGGAGAAGGTGGTGGGCTCCGAGAAGGGGAAGCGAAGAAGAGATTTCGCTTGCCAGTGAAGATCCTGCCCTGGATCCAGAAGGTAGTGTTCCTGTCTCAGCCAGGGACATTTCAGGCACATTTCTTTCCTGGCACATTTCAGGGAGAAACCCCCAAAGTCCTGCAAAGATTCTCTAAGGAATGGGCAATGCACAAATTGAAAAACACACTCGAAGGATACTCaagttctttttagttttatttctgtttgattttatttgcaaAAAATGCAAAACTGAAAAGAAACGATTACTACTGTAAATCAGGATGTTTCATGAATGAGTCTACCTCATCTATATTGCACTCCAGCATAAGTATGTCTCTGCCTTTAATTATTTGCCTCCCTAAACCCTTTCCCCTTCTGCCACCTCCTCCCGCCAAGCTTCCCTACCTAGTAATGCCTCATCAGAAGCCTGGTATGCGATGGTAGTCGGTAGAAGTAGAGAGAGCAGCTCAAAGTAATCTACCAGCTCTGATCCATTAGGGAAAACGATCAATGAATCAGGAGATGCCCTTACCTTGGtatgggtttttcttttctttttttttttttcctttcatgaaAGACACTGAAAGAAAACATTGATTTTGCTTAAAAGTGGCAAATTGTTTCCCTTTATGTATCTGGCGAATGGAAGAGGTTGGATAAAATTGTGatgtacttatatttttataaatatttataatcagACAATTTAGTCCTTATATTTACCATGTCAAATATATGTTTGGGCAGGCCATATTGGTCTAtgtgtaattttaaaaatgtatttctgaatGAAATTGAGAAAATGCTTTGTTTTGCCTGTCAAGGTGAtgactttagaaaaataaaatattttttccctacTGTAATTGCTTGTGACTTGTTTCTGAATTTCCTAGGAAGTGGGCCAAAATGAAGGAAAATGAtttaaagtgctttaaaatgatttttttggaGAACAGTGATAGCAAGAAGGAAaataactgaattaaaaaaaaaagcaacaa from Suncus etruscus isolate mSunEtr1 chromosome 18, mSunEtr1.pri.cur, whole genome shotgun sequence encodes the following:
- the EDN1 gene encoding endothelin-1, with the translated sequence MDCFLVIFSLLFVAFHGAPDTAVLGAELSTGADHGGEPPSPGTPLRHRRSKRCSCSSLMDKECVYFCHLDIIWVNTPEHTVPYGLGSPSRTKRSLKDLFHTKAADPRKRCQCASQKDKKCWNFCQAGKVLRVQDTTEKNWTNQKKGKDCSKLGEKCIHQQRVEGRKTRRWEALSNKIKTSFRSAKLKAGLHRENRVTHNRTH